One Halichondria panicea chromosome 3, odHalPani1.1, whole genome shotgun sequence genomic region harbors:
- the LOC135332888 gene encoding uncharacterized protein LOC135332888, protein MQAPPTMSFNVTMTTQELMVWLKAEGLGSEDCERLRAEEFVGESFCLLKKEDIKELGIEMVDHLEHLLDKVTLGGGAGSDEYIFSISDVPLLCRSAPYEVAACCEANPGRSAAVYPKQLWDIKCLKVAFLNPEGLAKWTFQGLPITKATILEWANVWNPEKKDSIPWFEETASVSRAQIRVRFSDTGTCWSMVGKCAERVTKNSDPTMALDLSKINRQKDAEKRSLVIHEFGHALGLGHEHLRWDFWGKVGEHFDKDSVEAALESKNCNSEDKASSSRGKRATFERDYYDTTDGLKSSSVAYDPDSIMHYVFAFDWLKKDFRAKFNNKPKLLFKYDGISKEARNIFKSLFSKHYISENPSETDIRCLEEVYTRNVNPQ, encoded by the exons ATGCAAGCACCACCGACAATGTCTTTCAATGTTACGATGACAACTCAAGAGCTGATGGTCTGGCTTAAAGCTGAAGGACTAGGCTCTGAAGATTGTGAGCGCTTGAGAG CTGAAGAGTTTGTTGGAGAGTCATTTTGTCTTTTGAAGAAGGAGGATATTAAAGAGCTTGGCATTGAAATGGTGGATCATTTGGAGCATTTGCTGGACAAA GTGACACTAGGAGGTGGTGCTGGTAGTGATGAATATATATTTAGCATTAGCGAC GTGCCACTGTTGTGTAGGTCAGCCCCCTACGAGGTCGCTGCTTGCTGTGAGGCTAATCCCGGGAGAAGCGCTGCGGTGTATCCAAAGCAATTATGGGATATCAAATGTCTCAAGGTTGCTTTCTTGAACCCTGAGGGTCTTGCCAAGTGGACATTTCAAGGACTTCCGATCACTAAAGCCACCATTTTGGAATGGGCAAATGTTTGGAACCCGGAGAAAAAAGATTCTATTCCATGGTTTGAAGAAACAGCCAGTGTTTCTCGTGCTCAGATCCGCGTTCGTTTTTCAG ACACAGGCACTTGCTGGTCGATGGTGGGCAAGTGCGCAGAGAGAGTTACTAAAAACTCTGATCCCACCATGGCTCTGGATCTCTCGAAAATTAACAGACAGAAAGATGCTGAGAAGAGGAGTCTGGTCATCCACGAGTTCGGGCATGCCCTGGGGCTAGGCCACGAGCACCTGCGCTGGGACTTCTGGGGAAAAGTCGGAGAGCACTTTGACAAGGACAGTGTTGAAGCTGCGTTGGAATCGAAAAATTGTAACAGTGAGGACAAAGCTAGCAGCAGCAGGGGGAAGAGAGCTACATTTGAGAGGGATTATTATGATACAACTGATGGACTGAAGTCTTCATCAGTAGCGTATGATCCCGACAGCATCATGCACTATGT GTTTGCTTTTGATTGGCTCAAGAAAGATTTCAGAGCAAAATTTAATAATAAGCCTAAGCTTTTGTTTAAGTATGATGGTATCAGCAAAGAAGCCCGAAACATTTTTAAGAGTCTGTTTTCGAAGCATtacatttcagaaaatccttCTGAAACTGACATTCGGTGTCTGGAGGAAGTCTATACTCGAAAT GTGAATCCACAGTGA
- the LOC135332900 gene encoding uncharacterized protein LOC135332900, which translates to MCAFCSTGPECEPLPLQAETEHHDGAAAVVQCEKVWQREILKVYFMNPPVLDSWRIGVTTQQILDWANEAWRKDPMNSNIPEFNLCEVLNKADIRVKFAEMKGTKSEGYWSMVGMHAKECGSKPTMVLDLTDEFIIVKQNKKQEKSGHPSVWTCLGV; encoded by the exons ATGTGTGCG TTCTGCTCAACTGGGCCCGAATGTGAACCACTACCACTCCAAGCGGAAACTGAGCATCATGATGGAGCCGCAGCTGTGGTTCAATGTGAAAAAGTTTGGCAGAGAGAGATACTTAAGGTGTACTTCATGAATCCTCCAGTCCTAGATAGCTGGCGTATTGGAGTGACTACTCAGCAAATATTGGACTGGGCTAACGAAGCCTGGCGGAAAGATCCGATGAATAGCAACATTCCAGAATTTAACCTATGTGAAGTATTAAACAAGGCCGACATACGAGTCAAGTTTGCAG AGATGAAAGGTACCAAGTCAGAGGGTTATTGGTCAATGGTGGGCATGCATGCCAAAGAGTGCGGAAGCAAGCCGACTATGGTGCTAGATCTTACTGACGAATTTATCATTGTCAAGCAAAATAAGAAGCAGGAGAAGTCTGGTCATCCATCAGTTTGGACATGCCTTGGGGTTTGA
- the LOC135332901 gene encoding uncharacterized protein LOC135332901: MAERRDQLPSDVDEEEEMCAFCSTGPECEPLPLQAETEHHDGAAAVVQCEKVWKGRETLKVHFMNPKVLESWGIGVTPEQILDWANEAWWKGEDSNVPKFKPCEVLNKVDIRVKFAGTKSEGCWWASMPIGAEARSRLWC, encoded by the exons ATGGCTGAGAGAAGAGATCAG TTACCTAGTGACGTGGACGAAGAAGAAGAGATGTGTGCA TTCTGCTCAACTGGGCCCGAATGTGAACCACTACCACTCCAAGCGGAAACTGAGCATCATGATGGAGCCGCAGCTGTGGTTCAATGTGAAAAAGTTTGGAAGGGGAGAGAGACACTTAAGGTGCACTTCATGAACCCTAAGGTTCTAGAGAGCTGGGGTATTGGAGTGACCCCTGAGCAGATATTGGACTGGGCTAACGAAGCCTGGTGGAAGGGTGAGGACAGCAACGTCCCAAAATTTAAGCCGTGTGAAGTATTAAACAAAGTCGACATACGAGTCAAGTTTGCAG GTACCAAGTCGGAGGGTTGCTGGTGGGCAAGCATGCCGATAGGTGCGGAAGCAAGAAGCCGACTATGGTGCTAG
- the LOC135332895 gene encoding uncharacterized protein LOC135332895, producing the protein MAEGRDQLPSDVDGEEETCANICFCSTGPECEPLPPQAETEHHDGAAAVVQCELIWKEREILKVYFMNPPVLDSWGIGVTTQQILDWANEAWSKDPDSKVPKFKLYETSRRADVRVKFAEMKGTKSEGCWSMVGMHATKAKKDSPTMVLDLTDEFIAVKKTKNQYRRSLVIHEFGHALGLEHEHQRSELWEVLEKYIDKEKMNDTEGVSTKKSKNGVSTFGMDWTNMKFKEGKKFNLSTDYDPLSIMHYGFDMDWLRNPDLRRLHSLERSDIPEEDKVIIKGLHRRQSLAENPSEKDLKHLEDAYTKCQNQKKV; encoded by the exons ATGGCTGAGGGAAGAGATCAG TTACCTAGTGACGTGGACGGAGAAGAAGAGACGTGTGCA AATATTTGCTTCTGCTCAACTGGACCCGAATGTGAACCACTACCACCCCAAGCGGAAACTGAGCATCATGATGGAGCCGCAGCTGTGGTTCAATGTGAACTAATTTGGAAGGAGAGAGAGATACTTAAGGTGTACTTCATGAATCCTCCAGTCCTAGATAGCTGGGGTATTGGAGTGACTACTCAGCAGATATTGGACTGGGCTAACGAAGCCTGGTCGAAGGATCCAGACAGCAAGGTGCCAAAGTTTAAGCTCTATGAAACAAGTCGCAGAGCAGATGTACGAGTCAAGTTTGCAG AGATGAAAGGTACTAAGTCGGAGGGTTGTTGGTCAATGGTGGGCATGCATGCCACTAAAGCCAAGAAGGATAGTCCGACTATGGTGCTAGATCTCACCGATGAATTTATCGCTGTCAAGAAAACAAAAAATCAATACAGGAGAAGTCTGGTCATCCATGAGTTTGGACATGCCTTGGGGCTTGAGCACGAACACCAGCGCTCTGAGCTGTGGGAGGTTTTAGAGAAGTACATTGACAAGGAGAAAATGAATGATACCGAAGGTGTGAGTACTAAAAAATCAAAAAATGGAGTCTCGACATTTGGCATGGACTGGACAAATATGAAATTCAAGGAAGGGAAAAAGTTCAATTTGTCAACAGACTATGACCCACTCAGCATCATGCACTATGG GTTTGACATGGACTGGCTCAGGAATCCGGATCTGCGTAGACTCCACTCCCTGGAAAGGTCAGATATACCAGAGGAAGACAAAGTGATCATCAAAGGACTTCACAGGAGGCAGTCACTGGCAGAGAATCCTTCTGAAAAAGACCTGAAACATTTGGAAGATGCATATACGA AATGCCAAAACCAAAAGAAAGTTTGA